The following are from one region of the Alkalimarinus sediminis genome:
- a CDS encoding type II toxin-antitoxin system HicB family antitoxin encodes MSNSMVYEGYAARIEFSSEDECFIGHIAGIKDVVGFHGETVSELKTAFEEAVNDYLETCHAVGKTPQKPYSGKLMLRIRPEIHAAVATAAELSGQSINQWASEALNREACL; translated from the coding sequence ATGAGTAATTCAATGGTATATGAGGGTTATGCTGCTCGCATAGAGTTTAGTTCAGAAGATGAGTGCTTTATCGGGCATATTGCAGGCATAAAAGATGTAGTAGGCTTTCATGGAGAAACAGTTTCTGAGTTAAAAACTGCATTTGAAGAAGCCGTTAATGATTACCTAGAAACATGTCATGCAGTTGGTAAAACACCTCAAAAGCCTTATTCAGGTAAACTAATGCTACGCATTCGTCCTGAGATTCACGCAGCCGTTGCTACAGCAGCGGAGTTAAGTGGGCAAAGCATAAACCAATGGGCATCTGAAGCGTTGAATAGAGAAGCCTGCCTATAA
- a CDS encoding type II toxin-antitoxin system HicA family toxin, which produces MISLCDIILFMNSKQKRTLKTIYTDPVSSSLGWKDIESLFVSLDVEVIEGNGSRVRFHKNGIIASFHRPHPKKEAKPYQVRDARTFLKQLGVEP; this is translated from the coding sequence ATGATATCGTTATGTGATATCATTCTGTTTATGAATTCAAAACAAAAGCGCACTTTGAAAACTATATACACTGATCCGGTATCATCCTCTTTAGGGTGGAAAGATATTGAATCTCTTTTTGTATCTTTGGACGTTGAAGTTATAGAAGGTAATGGATCTCGGGTAAGGTTCCATAAAAATGGAATTATTGCGAGTTTCCATCGCCCACATCCGAAAAAAGAAGCAAAACCATATCAAGTCAGAGATGCACGGACCTTTCTCAAACAACTAGGAGTAGAGCCATGA